The Budorcas taxicolor isolate Tak-1 chromosome 18, Takin1.1, whole genome shotgun sequence genome window below encodes:
- the PNMA8C gene encoding LOW QUALITY PROTEIN: paraneoplastic antigen-like protein 8C (The sequence of the model RefSeq protein was modified relative to this genomic sequence to represent the inferred CDS: inserted 1 base in 1 codon; deleted 1 base in 1 codon; substituted 4 bases at 4 genomic stop codons) — MLFGGKDIALLEHGCQALAVNSYKSLMIRGIPEDXNHENFEEITSPPPRPXNFEVAGKAFVEEESSGASTFRLAEGINYAVIPREIKGNGRTWSVVYMPQKQFLTKPTVFPQSEGGTVKDVSGVLRQELRPTVMGPKELPARKCTVXGPGKKQGAGATDRVIQVPPLDSSEKQSKAGDGKKGKGKXQKNRXQHHASDKEL, encoded by the exons ATGCTGTTTGGGGGCAAGGACATTGCACTGTTGGAGCATGGGTGCCAGGCCCTTGCGGTGAACAGTTACAAGTCCCTGATGATCCGAGGTATCCCGGAAGACTGAAATCATGAGAACTTTGAAGAGATCACAAGTCCCCCACCCCGACCCTAAAACTTTGAAGTGGCTGGAAAGGCCTTTGTGGAAGAAGAGAGCTCTGGAGCA TCCACCTTTAGGCTGGCTGAGGGCATCAATTACGCCGTGATCCCCAGGGAAATCAAGGGCAATGGCAGAACGTGGAGCGTGGTCTACATGCCCCAGAAGCAGTTCCTGACCAAACCGACCGTCTTCCCGCAGAGCGAGGGCGGGACGGTGAAGGATGTGTCCGGGGTCCTGAGACAGGAGCTGCGTCCAACAGTGATGGGCCCCAAAGAGCTTCCTGCCAGGAAGTGCACTGTGTAGGGGCCAGGGAAGAAGCAGGGGGCTGGGGCCACGGACAGGGTGATCCAAGTGCCACCTCTGGACTCCTCAGAGAAGCAAAGCAAGGCTGGAGATGGCAAGAAAGGCAAGGGGA CACAGAAAAACCGTTGACAGCACCACGCATCTGACAAGGAGCTGTGA